GCGCCGAGGGCGAGGGTGGCAAGGGGCAGGCTAAAAATACGGTGTTTCATCTTAGGAAATGGTGATGTAGGCATCGTTAGAAAGCGGCGTAGTGCGACCGATGACCGGGTAGCCAGGGACCTCGCCGATGATGAGGAGGCCGCCGGAGGTTTGGGCATCGGCAAGCAGCACTAGCTCTTCCTCCGAGAGGGAAGAGGGCTGCAGGTGTGGGCGCACCCAATCCAGGTTGCGGCGCGAACCGCCTGGGATAAAGCCTTCCGCGAGAGCGTCGGTGGCACCGTCTACGGTGGGCACGGCGGAAAAGTCCAGCTCGGCCGACACCCCGGAGGCGCGGCACATCTTGTACAGGTGGCCGAGCAGCCCGAATCCGGTGACATCGGTGGCCGCGCGCGCACCGGCGGCGACCGCATCCTGGGCGGCCTGGCGGTTGAGCGCGGTCATGGAATCGATGGCGGCCTGGGATACCTCGCCGGTGGCCTTGTGCTTATTATTCAAAATGCCCACGCCGATGGGCTTGGTCAGCGTAATGGGCAGCCCGGCCTCAGCGGCATCGTTGCGCATGAGATTATCGGGATCGACGATGCCCGTCGCCGCCATGCCGTACAAGGGCTCTGGGGCGGTAATGGAGTGGCCGCCGGTGATGGAAATGCCCGCCTCGGTGGCCTTATCCATGCCGCCG
This is a stretch of genomic DNA from Corynebacterium accolens. It encodes these proteins:
- the selD gene encoding selenide, water dikinase SelD: MTEQINLTSFAAGGGCACKIPAGELESAVEGLIGKADPNVLVGLDDGDDAAAVKIDNGLAVISTADFFTPMVNDPYTWGQIAAANALSDVYAMGGTPITAINLVGWPNEKLGLDVLREVLRGGMDKATEAGISITGGHSITAPEPLYGMAATGIVDPDNLMRNDAAEAGLPITLTKPIGVGILNNKHKATGEVSQAAIDSMTALNRQAAQDAVAAGARAATDVTGFGLLGHLYKMCRASGVSAELDFSAVPTVDGATDALAEGFIPGGSRRNLDWVRPHLQPSSLSEEELVLLADAQTSGGLLIIGEVPGYPVIGRTTPLSNDAYITIS